The following coding sequences lie in one Aspergillus luchuensis IFO 4308 DNA, chromosome 8, nearly complete sequence genomic window:
- a CDS encoding telomere repeat binding factor family protein (COG:K;~EggNog:ENOG410PGHY;~InterPro:IPR001005,IPR009057,IPR017877;~PFAM:PF00249,PF13921), translated as MDSNGSYTRSFDESLIRELPQLQSLRIAPLRQPVSRLLAVPSPLEPNASHVREPSSNNNSGILPARNDSAQSGASEGAAAPRPQKSDAPAESLPSLEAPPRPILPAFVNLRALERYPYSSFDDDTLHFRKRRRLGGQAETFSEHLQLPIPQAQKEQRPPPFGPFAILNGLNEPPPNAALLPPIEPGSITQLLTKPSRGSEAVEPGLLTANAADSQIAERREGRIEEILDSPVDKTADGDASDLASGLLDDVATAERTRTEKTDTETDNKDASAEDNTEPLSPKTRGRSRKNLRKWTEEETTALLRGVVKCGIGNWTAILAQPELKFNKRSASNLKDRFRVCCPWAYRAADPNEATKQLHDTLANALSRAETEGTDGQAGKIHLPHPRGANTEASGAAANEASSSKDADSKGSKAKNSTLSKTTPTLSSRSKTTLASLGIPEPHFTMKSRRRSRRPFTVVEDEALLKGYAVHGFQWTLIQQDKRLNLSHRRATDLRDRFRTKFPHAYRDGGSVSGRLPGGNPDPGKQHAARGSARGQAESGNARGPIDPALSPPAPPQGLHESTSSAGVFSFAMDENSGVDATWADNTLAPMWDELA; from the exons ATGGATTCCAACGGCTCCTATACCCGCTCCTTCGACGAATCCTTGATTCGCGAATTACCCCAGCTTCAGTCTCTCCGCATTGCTCCCCTCCGTCAGCCGGTGTCTCGCCTCTTGGCTGTGCCCTCCCCGCTCGAACCCAATGCCAGTCACGTCCGGGAACCTTCCAGTAACAACAATTCCGGCATCCTCCCTGCCCGCAATGACTCGGCCCAATCTGGAGCCTCCGAAGGGGCGGCTGCTCCCCGACCGCAGAAGTCGGATGCCCCTGCGGAGTCCCTCCCCAGCCTGGAAGCGCCTCCCCGGCCAATTCTCCCGGCTTTTGTCAATCTCCGCGCTCTAGAACGATACCCCTACTCCTCGTTTGATGATGACACCCTTCACTTCCGCAAGCGCAGGCGTTTAGGCGGTCAGGCGGAAACGTTTAGTGAACACCTGCAGTTGCCTATTCCTCAGGCACAAAAGGAGCAGCGTCCGCCGCCCTTCGGCCCTTTTGCTATTCTCAATGGTCTCAACGAGCCGCCTCCGAATGCGGCCTTGCTTCCTCCAATTGAACCCGGCTCGATCACACAGCTACTGACCAAACCGTCCCGAGGCAGCGAGGCTGTGGAGCCGGGCTTACTCACTGCTAATGCTGCAGATAGCCAGATTGCGGAGCGACGAGAAGGTCGCATCGAGGAGATTCTTGATTCTCCGGTCGACAAAACGGCCGACGGCGATGCGAGCGATCTCGCCAGCGGACTGCTGGACGATGTTGCTACAGCGGAACGAACACGAACTGAAAAGACAGACACCGAGACTGACAATAAAGATGCCTCCGCGGAGGACAATACCGAGCCGCTGTCGCCTAAAACGCGGGGGCGGTCCCGCAAGAACCTTCGTAAGTGGACCGAGGAAGAGACGACTGCTCTGCTGCGCGGGGTGGTCAAGTGCGGCATCGGCAACTGGACGGCGATTCTGGCCCAGCCGGAGTTGAAGTTCAACAAGCGTAGCGCATCCAATCTGAAAGATAG GTTTCGTGTGTGTTGCCCCTGGGCATATCG GGCCGCGGATCCCAATGAAGCCACCAAGCAGCTGCATGACACGCTCGCGAACGCCCTTTCGCGAGCCGAAACCGAAGGGACCGACGGACAAGCGGGGAAGATCCATCTCCCACACCCGCGGGGGGCTAATACGGAGGCCAGTGGCGCTGCGGCGAATGAGGCCAGCAGTTCCAAGGACGCTGATTCGAAAGGCAGCAAGGCTAAGAACAGCACCTTGTCTAAGACTACCCCTACGCTCTCTAGTAGATCCAAAACCACGCTGGCGTCCCTGGGCATCCCCGAGCCGCACTTTACGATGAAGTCGCGGCGTCGCTCACGCCGCCCGTTTACCGTGGTCGAGGACGAAGCGCTGCTGAAAGGCTATGCCGTGCATGGCTTCCAGTGGACGCTGATCCAGCAGGACAAGCGATTGAATCTGAGCCATCGCCGGGCCACGGATCTGCGAGACCGATTTCGGACCAAATTCCCGCACGCCTACCGGGACGGCGGGTCCGTGAGCGGACGATTACCAGGGGGCAATCCTGACCCTGGAAAGCAGCATGCTGCACGGGGATCTGCTCGCGGGCAGGCGGAGAGCGGCAATGCGCGCGGGCCAATTGATCCAGCGCTGTCGCCTCCAGCCCCGCCGCAGGGACTCCACGAGAGCACGAGCAGTGCGGGGGTATTTTCGTTTGCGATGGACGAGAATTCGGGGGTGGATGCGACGTGGGCAGATAATACGTTGGCGCCGATGTGGGATGAGCTTGCATAG
- a CDS encoding F1F0 ATP synthase subunit f (BUSCO:EOG09265FTN;~COG:C;~EggNog:ENOG410PPTD;~InterPro:IPR019727;~PFAM:PF10791;~TransMembrane:1 (o73-91i);~go_component: GO:0000276 - mitochondrial proton-transporting ATP synthase complex, coupling factor F(o) [Evidence IEA];~go_process: GO:0015986 - ATP synthesis coupled proton transport [Evidence IEA]), whose translation MSYIARRGLSTLIPPKIASPNAIGAAKDAARMDRVVNFYARLPRGAAPEVKPTGIIGRYQARYFGKNPSAAPLAHAIGTILILGYSMEYYFHLRHHKNHPH comes from the exons ATGAGCTACATCGCCCGCCGCGGTCTCTCGACCTTGATCCCTCCCAAG ATCGCTTCCCCCAAC GCGATCGGTGCTGCCAAGGATGCTGCCCGCATGGACCGCGTCGTGAACTTCTACGCCAGACTCCCCCGTGGTGCTGCCCCTGAAGTTAAGCCCACCGGCATCATCGGCCGCTACCAGGCTCGCTACTTCGGAAAGAACCCCTCCGCTGCTC CCCTCGCCCACGCCATCGGTACCATCCTGATCCTGGGCTACAGCATGGAGTACTACTTCCACCTCC GCCACCACAAGAACCACCCCCACTAA
- a CDS encoding WD40 repeat domain-containing protein (COG:S;~EggNog:ENOG410QDP4;~InterPro:IPR015943,IPR001680,IPR036322,IPR017986;~PFAM:PF00400;~go_function: GO:0005515 - protein binding [Evidence IEA]): MDESDHEQQGEERHEGRHNRVSAARLLNLLASNGLRHILHYNGLHDANVVEDDEEEDYEFGFFGYRRRARRSGGQQFPKVPSEEGAQLMGSGDFGSNPHYVDKLKRRKQALATKIMWRELGVDVSGPQRRDMQSITQGLIPGSVADKIVHFDSRCYSGQFSDDGNFFFCCAQDFKVRMYDTSNPFEWKYYKTVDYPFGQWTITDASLSPDNKFLAYSSIRNLVCLAPTDPADSSDPAILDLSSLSGRRGGRGLYGNSHFGIWSIRFSGDGREIVAGTSDQSVIVYDLETRQSVLRLQNHEDDVNAVCFGDKSSPHILYSGSDDTTLRVWDRRSMGDGREAGVFMGHTEGLTYVDSKGDGRYVLSNGKDQSMKLWDLRKMMTTAKFDTIDVNRYTTGFDYRFEPYPDDYYEPHPHDCSVVTFRGHRVLKTLIRCHFSPPGSTNSRYVYTGSEDGKVYVYNLDATLAGTIDVGQATANSRPRDPDIFTAAYEIRSSRSDVMWKTCVRDASWHPNSPVLAATSWNGWGLSTGTCTLHTWNDGVDSDEGDPPVAGNYDSRLNSVREFNLFREKMMQSRSRPVQRSALDDELHYELW; encoded by the exons ATGGATGAGTCGGATCATGAGCAGCAGGGTGAGGAGCGTCACGAGGGAAGGCACAATAGAG TTTCCGCAGCTCGATTACTGAACCTCCTGGCTTCGAATGGTCTGCGCCATATCCTACATTATAACGGACTACATGACGCCAACGTGGtagaggacgacgaggaagaagattaCGAGTTCGGGTTCTTCGGATACCGGCGACGAGCTCGACGATCGGGAGGTCAGCAGTTTCCCAAGGTACCAAGCGAAGAGGGAGCGCAGCTCATGGGTTCTGGCGATTTCGGTTCCAACCCTCACTATGTGGACAAACTCAAGAGGCGCAAACAGGCCCTTGCGACGAAGATCATGTGGCGAGAactgggggtggatgtgtcGGGGCCGCAGAGGAGGGATATGCAGTCGATAACTCAG GGACTTATTCCGGGCTCGGTGGCGGATAAGATCGTTCATTTCGACTCGCGGTGCTATTCTGGACAGTTCTCGGACGATGggaatttcttcttctgctgcgcTCAGGACTTCAAGGTCAGAATGTACGATACGTCCAATCCGTTCGAGTGGAAGTATTACAAGACCGTGGACTACCCGTTTGGGCAGTGGACTATCACCGACGCCAGTCTGAGTCCGGACAATAAGTTCCTGGCGTACAGTTCGATTCGGAATCTGGTCTGTCTTGCGCCTACCGATCCAGCGGATTCCTCGGATCCGGCTATATTGGATTTGTCGTCGCTTTCAGGAAGGCGAGGCGGGCGTGGCCTGTATGGCAATTCTCATTTCGGG ATCTGGTCGATTCGATTTTCGGGCGACGGTCGGGAAATCGTGGCTGGTACATCCGATCAATCGGTTATTGTTTACGATTTAGAAACGCGCCAGTCTGTCCTGCGACTGCAGAACCACGAAGATGACGTGAACGCTGTCTGCTTCGGCGACAAGTCATCTCCCCATATTCTTTATTCGGGCTCGGACGATACCACGCTGCGCGTGTGGGACCGACGCTCGATGGGCGACGGGCGCGAGGCCGGAGTGTTCATGGGTCATACAGAGGGGTTAACTTATGTTGACAGCAAGGGCGACGGGCGATACGTACTGTCCAACGGCAAAGATCAGTCGATGAAGCTCTGGGATTTGAgaaagatgatgacgacAGCCAAGTTCGACACCATTGATGTTAATCGATACACGACCGGTTTCGACTATCGATTTGAACCGTACCCCGACGACTATTACGAACCTCATCCCCATGACTGTTCGGTAGTAACGTTCCGGGGCCACCGCGTGCTCAAGACTCTCATTCGCTGCCACTTCTCCCCTCCGGGCAGCACCAACTCGAGATATGTGTATACGGGCAGCGAAGACGGTAAGGTATACGTATATAATCTGGATGCCACACTTGCAGGCACGATTGATGTAGGGCAAGCGACGGCCAACTCGCGGCCGCGCGATCCGGATATCTTCACCGCTGCGTATGAAATCCGTAGCAGTCGCAGCGATGTGATGTGGAAGACATGCGTTCGGGATGCCAGCTGGCACCCGAACTCCCCTGTCTTGGCAG CAACGTCCTGGAATGGTTGGGGATTGTCCACTGGTACGTGCACACTGCATACCTGGAATGATGGGGTGGATAGCGATGAGGGCGATCCACCGGTGGCAGGGAACTACGACAGCCGATTGAACTCGGTTCGGGAATTCAACTTATtcagggagaagatgatgcagaGCCGAAGTCGACCAGTCCAAAGATCTGCATTGGACGATGAGTTACATTATGAGTTATGGTGA
- a CDS encoding uncharacterized protein (COG:S;~EggNog:ENOG410PP6N;~InterPro:IPR034771,IPR035979,IPR012677,IPR034772;~go_function: GO:0003676 - nucleic acid binding [Evidence IEA]), with translation MATEDDNFDIDIYGDGGGYNANEQGPEDEMKHDDTELILDAPEPTQQQQQQNGNPNHQGDGSSDGNVKPDSEGGAPHSDPVTQAGSANPQSAAKETPTPQQGTKRKEHDDRPTDPDATPALLISDLYWWTTDDDIRGWVCQADCEDELKDVTFSEHKVNGKSKGQAFLEFTTLQAATATKHKIESFSAGGQTRKHMVTYTSPQPNPFRTLPKDAPMRKDNQARSMSGGFNSPNPNMNFGGGMNNMGGGGGYRGGRGGYNNRGGMSGGMGGGNFGGNRNFQNPMGGFQGPMVGGGFQGNPMGMQNYGGFNNRGGMMGGMRGGPGGMRGRGGGMAGPNMMGMPGMNPMGGMGMNAMPGAMNPMMGGMAGNMGMQGQGGFQGPNPAFNQGFFPPNQGVGDGSWNPHGAKRSRQE, from the exons ATGGCTACCGAAGATGATAACTTCGATATTGACATCTATGGAGACGGCGGTGGCTACAATGCCAATGAGCAGGGGCccgaggatgagatgaaacATGATGACACAGAACTTATCCTAGATGCGCCGGAAcccacacaacaacaacagcagcagaatggAAACCCCAACCACCAAGGCGACGGCTCCTCCGACGGCAACGTCAAGCCCGACAGTGAAGGCGGCGCTCCCCATAGTGACCCTGTAACCCAGGCGGGCTCCGCCAACCCCCAATCCGCGGCCAAGGAgactcccaccccccagCAGGGAACCAAGCGCAAGGAGCACGATGATCGCCCGACAGACCCTGATGCTACTCCTGCTCTGCTCATATCGGACTTGTATTGGTGGACCACGGACGACGACATCCGCGGCTGGGTGTGCCAGGCCGACTGCGAGGATGAACTGAAGGACGTAACGTTCAGCGAACACAAAGTGAACGGTAAAAGCAAAGG ACAAGCGTTCCTCGAATTCACCACTCTCCAAGCAGCCACCGCAACGAAACACAAGATCGAGTCATTCAGCGCCGGCGGACAAACGCGCAAGCACATGGTCACTTACACCAGCCCGCAACCGAACCCGTTCCGCACGCTACCCAAGGATGCGCCGATGCGCAAGGACAACCAGGCGCGCTCGATGTCCGGCGGCTTCAACTCGCCCAACCCGAACATGAACTTTGGCGGTGGCATGAACAAcatgggcggcggcggcggttaTCGCGGCGGACGCGGTGGATACAACAACCGGGGCGGCATGTCCGGCGGCATGGGTGGTGGGAACTTTGGCGGCAACCGGAACTTCCAGAACCCCATGGGTGGCTTCCAAGGGCCGATGGTGGGCGGAGGCTTCCAGGGTAATCCCATGGGGATGCAGAACTACGGTGGCTTCAATAACCGCGGGGGGATGATGGGCGGTATGCGCGGTGGCCCTGGCGGCATGCgcggtcgtggtggtggcatgGCAGGACCCAATATGATGGGAATGCCGGGGATGAACCCGATGGGAGGCATGGGGATGAATGCGATGCCGGGGGCGATGAATCCGATGATGGGAGGTATGGCGGGTAACATGGGGATGCAGG GACAAGGTGGATTCCAGGGCCCCAACCCAGCCTTTAACCagggcttcttccctcccaatCAGGGCGTCGGCGATGGATCATGGAACCCTCATGGGGCCAAGCGCAGTCGCCAGGAGTGA
- a CDS encoding putative C2H2 zinc finger domain protein (COG:S;~EggNog:ENOG410QE28;~InterPro:IPR013087) has translation MGDDTGNGRNFFFQGNWPIFSPQSPQGNHLMPGFYPYATSSHYAPSSPHSPVSTSRSISPTDGLHLDMSFLPDGLLNDMAGGHMANNGIQGIPVDEDNPLSLVVPAISQAQGGMHANHLDPILSQLATAVETKLPQQDAAHLYQMKDLLSASHNKLIRMIQHQIDIIEYPSHSPSSSDSPGSPHNGYNYVCKLCPNGKRKFYTERGNFRRHVSDQHHSEFRYQCVHPRCSWAANRRDKVYYHMRNQHMYQVSRVQIDQKTIRQIPPRQCGLCLQPVNCWAEYFKCVANHCRVKKVGSTTSSASQSRRGSDDRGGGGNNGPGFGGNFFPGGGFGQFDPHQFYPGNNGGFSSTGGGQNNGHYGNSFSGYRGATNRDDEEFTSGYSSGEADAVSDIAPSSSCCSSDVPHTVEVPAPSNITSQHLALMQMADRAESCDSVSHGEDCPPSTPGETDISNPGDKAYRRISRPSGSTDLTPKRGFPPMADDSSEKRCQGCGHIFDDCDKCRRLKGTSFQCHLCTDSSCKLHAFERDLKGSREPQSSRQAIDEGDIGVLAHPLWADHCSLSPSEHPLESPSLGDYDRHTKPEECYHLGARVSSGGHTLGLGASNDGEVHSGSPGSLSRDSPVGSEREEVEAAHGYGSGKLMMTKELKQTLDILSVAESTYQSYEILSFCVLSAVQEFFDQMFVSWLVCEAALLKSVSLSYCIGGKGISWERTESAISRRYVPYPWERICYQSTARQIPRRKHSLLRTKLQVISGVLILRATVMKRKPLMTSSPDTSAEDSEPRKVGTELQVIEPGIHAGPSFEVMFSRGTEVVADAFSSLITGVMSATEEEMEYFKPLSAHISNLFMRGSWLGDESLTE, from the exons ATGGGAGATGACACGGGAAACGGCAgaaattttttctttcagGGCAATTGGCccatcttttcccctcaATCACCCCAAGGGAACCATCTAATGCCCGGTTTTTACCCCTATGCTACCTCATCG CACTATgctccatcctctccgcaCTCGCCAGTTTCGACTTCGAGAAGTATCAGTCCAACTGATGGGCTGCATCTAGACATGAGCTTTCTCCCGGACGGATTACTGAACGATATGGCGGGTGGGCATATGGCAAACAATGGCATACAGGGCATACCTGTGGACGAAGATAACCCATTGTCCCTGGTAGTCCCTGCTATCTCTCAAGCGCAGGGTGGCATGCACGCCAATCATCTCGATCCTATTCTGTCTCAACTTGCGACTGCAGTTGAAACGAAACTGCCACAGCAAGATGCAGCTCATCTTTATCAGATGAAAGACCTGCTCAGTGCCAGCCACAACAAACTTATCAGGATGATTCAGCACCAGATTGATATCATAGAGTATCCATCTCATTCGCCCAGTTCGTCTGACTCGCCTGGCAGCCCGCACAATGGATACAACTACGTCTGCAAACTCTGCCCCAATGGAAAGCGCAAATTTTACACGGAGCGTGGTAACTTCAGGCGTCACGTCTCAGACCAACATCACTCTGAATTTCGCTATCAGTGCGTACATCCACGATGCTCCTGGGCAGCAAACAGACGGGACAAGGTTTATTACCACATGAGAAACCAGCATATGTACCAAGTGTCTCGAGTGCAAATAGACCAAAAGACAATTAGACAGATACCACCACGCCAATGTGGGCTATGTCTACAGCCCGTAAACTGCTGGGCGGAGTACTTCAAGTGCGTTGCCAACCATTGTCGTGTCAAGAAAGTCGGTTCGACCACTTCAAGTGCAAGCCAGAGTAGACGGGGCAGTGATGatcgcggaggagggggcaaTAACGGACCTGGCTTCGGTGGGAACTTCTTCCCTGGAGGTGGTTTCGGTCAATTTGATCCGCACCAGTTCTACCCTGGCAACAATGGGGGATTTTCTTCGACTGGTGGCGGTCAGAATAATGGCCATTACGGTAACAGTTTCTCTGGCTACAGGGGCGCTACAAAccgagatgatgaagagtttACCTCAGGCTACTCCTCCGGTGAAGCTGATGCTGTCTCAGATATAgctccatcatcgtcttgCTGCTCCAGCGACGTACCACACACGGTGGAAGTTCCTGCCCCATCTAATATCACAAGCCAGCATTTGGCACTGATGCAGATGGCAGACAGAGCTGAAAGCTGCGACTCGGTCTCCCACGGCGAGGATTGCCCGCCATCCACACCTGGTGAAACGGATATAAGCAACCCGGGCGACAAAGCTTATCGCCGTATATCACGGCCTTCCGGTAGCACGGATCTAACCCCCAAGCGGGGCTTCCCTCCTATGGCTGATGATAGTTCCGAGAAGCGGTGTCAAGGCTGTGGACACATTTTCGACGATTGCGATAAGTGCCGTCGTCTAAAGGGGACCTCCTTCCAGTGCCACTTGTGCACAGACAGTAGCTGCAAGCTCCACGCTTTTGAGAGAGACCTCAAAGGAAGCAGAGAACCGCAGAGCTCCAGGCAGGCAATTGATGAAGGTGATATAGGTGTTCTTGCGCACCCACTCTGGGCTGATCATTGTTCCCTGTCGCCAAGTGAGCACCCTCTGGAGTCTCCGTCCCTCGGTGATTATGATCGGCATACAAAGCCCGAAGAATGCTATCATCTAGGAGCTCGAGTATCATCGGGTGGCCATACCCTTGGCTTGGGAGCTTCCAATGATGGGGAAGTACATTCTGGCAGCCCTGGTTCTCTTAGTCGGGATTCGCCTGTTGGCTCTGAGcgagaagaagtcgaagcTGCTCATGGATATGGAAGCGGTAAGCTCATGATGACCAAGGAGTTGAAACAAACACTCGATATATTGTCTGTTGCGGAGTCGACATATCAGTCGTACGAAATCCTCTCATTCTGTGTCCTGAGTGCAGTGCAAGAGTTCTTCGACCAGATGTTTGTCTCTTGGCTCGTCTGCGAGGCCGCCCTCCTAAAATCAGTGTCATTGTCGTACT GTATCGGTGGAAAGGGCATTTCCTGGGAACGAACCGAGTCCGCCATTAGTCGGCGCTACGTACCCTATCCATGGGAAAGGATATGTTACCAATCCACAGCTAGACAAATTCCGCGGAGAAAGCATTCACTGCTGCGAACGAAGCTCCAAGTGATCTCCGGGGTCCTCATCCTGCGTGCCACTGttatgaagaggaagccattGATGACTTCATCTCCAGACACTTCCGCGGAAGATTCCGAGCCTAGAAAGGTAGGAACTGAGCTCCAGGTAATTGAACCAGGTATCCATGCGGGCCCATCTTTCGAAGTGATGTTCAGCCGAGGCACAGAGGTGGTAGCGGACGCATTCTCCAGCTTGATCACCGGCGTCATGTCTgcaacagaagaagagatggaatACTTCAAGCCCCTATCCGCGCATATTTCGAACCTCTTCATGAGGGGATCGTGGCTCGGAGACGAGAGCCTGACTGAGTGA
- the SNX3 gene encoding sorting nexin-3 (COG:U;~EggNog:ENOG410PNAS;~InterPro:IPR042138,IPR001683,IPR036871;~PFAM:PF00787;~go_function: GO:0032266 - phosphatidylinositol-3-phosphate binding [Evidence IEA];~go_function: GO:0035091 - phosphatidylinositol binding [Evidence IEA]) codes for MQAVPESRQQTFEEIYGPPENFLEIEVRNPQTHGTSRNMYTSYEIVCRTNIPAFKLKHSVVRRRYSDFEYFRDILERESTRVTIPPLPGKVFTNRFSDDVIEHRREGLQRFLQIVAGHPLLQTGSKVLASFVQDPNWDRNAW; via the exons ATGCAAGCCGTCCCCGAATCGCGCCAACAAACCTTCGAGGAGATCTACGGCCCTCCGGAAAACTTCCTCGAGATAGAA GTACGAAACCCCCAAACGCACGGCACCTCACGCAACATGTACACCTCGTACGAAATCGTGTGTCGAACCAACATCCCAGCGTTCAAACTGAAACATTCCGTCGTAAGGCGCCGATACTCCGATTTCGAGTACTTCCGGGATATACTGGAGCGGGAGTCGACGAGGGTGACGATCCCGCCGCTACCGGGGAAGGTATTCACGAATCGGTTCagtgatgatgtgattgaGCATCGGCGGGAGGGGTTGCAGCGGTTTTTGCAGATTGTGGCGGGGCATCCGTTGTTGCAGACGGGGAGTAAGGTGTTGGCGAGTTTTGTGCAAG ATCCGAATTGGGATCGGAATGCGTGGTAA
- a CDS encoding uncharacterized protein (COG:S;~EggNog:ENOG410PU0E), producing the protein MMPDLPRKLPKNAQEWEDAMDEMELTGKTVHGAELASASRIEYKQFLLLRVLWVGHHATDLPKMLPGFNRWIAKAEKMLKGYKSWDTYCQSFTRPDAGEGNFSIARHYQLEVTNTKDDTDPLSLATPIAHRTRSRLLNRELAKDYLETPSKSTNISTVLNIEELRIHDPLDDSETLVLETPISEIPETPSPFQEVTPDSQEPDNVLYPPTKDEQIVNCALVIFLNALTVPFKLANNWTLHRKAFKAIFDNASFEARTDGYLDDRHGEAQAIIEVKPVRRSMKSVPIQMQESAQMVAWIKTDCEKLPNPIDMRHFLVAQDRHEIYLVVAQYHADYVRYLTDSKHGSQRPSFMTMHMFGPWDTLELSHMKNLGPILLAITLRADAELRKIKSG; encoded by the exons ATGATGCCCGACCTACCACGCAAACTACCTAAAAATGCGCAAGAATGGGAGGATGCCATGGATGAAATGGAACTCACAGGCAAGACTGTACACGGTGCAGAGCTAGCCTCAGCCTCGAGGATTGAATACAAGCagtttcttctgcttcgtgTACTGTGGGTAGGGCACCACGCAACAGATCTGCCGAAAATGCTGCCTGGCTTCAATAGATGGATTGCtaaggcggagaagatgctAAAAGGTTACAAATCATGGGATACATACTGTCAGAGTTTCACGCGCCCagatgctggagaaggaaactTTTCAATTGCCCGACACTACCAGCTTGAGGTTACAAACACCAAGGATGATACTGATCCACTGTCACTTGCAACTCCTATTGCACACCGGACACGCTCCCGTTTACTGAATCGAGAGCTTGCCAAAGACTACTTGGAAACACCTTCAAAATCAACTAACATCTCCACAGTATTGAACATCGAAGAACTTCGTATCCACGATCCGCTTGATGATTCAGAAACGCTGGTTCTAGAAACCCCGATCTCAGAGATCCCAGAGACTCCGAGCCCCTTCCAGGAAGTTACACCCGACTCCCAGGAACCGGACAATGTGTTATACCCTCCAACCAAGGATGAGCAGATTGTGAACTGTGCTTTAGTCATCTTTCTGAATGCGCTGACTGTACCCTTCAAGCTCGCCAACAACTGGACCTTGCACAGGAAGGCTTTCAAAGCTATTTTTGATAATGCCAGTTTCGAGGCAAGAACTGACGGCTATCTGGATGACCGTCACGGAGAAGCTCAGGCCATTATCGAAGTGAAGCCTGTCAGACGATCCATGAAATCAGTTCCTATCCAAATGCAAGAGAGCGCCCAAATGGTAGCATGGATAAAGACTGATTGCGAAAAGCTGCCAAACCCAATAGATATGAG GCACTTTCTTGTCGCGCAGGACCGACATGAAATCTACTTGGTAGTTGCTCAGTACCATGCTGACTACGTCAGGTACTTGACAGATAGCAAGCATGGCAGTCAGCGCCCATCTTTCATGACTATGCATATGTTTGGCCCTTGGGATACGCTGGAGTTATCACACATGAAAAACCTCGGACCTATTTTGCTGGCGATTACACTTCGCGCGGATGCTGAGCTCAGGAAAATCAAATCAggctga
- a CDS encoding uncharacterized protein (COG:S;~EggNog:ENOG410Q2MM), translating into MTRVAESPARRQVRVALRDLALDIKSLAVDEFDLQQLENINISVDSMVLDEMSSDKPIYFAPYSDHSFPEPNDDDLHGSYNGVDDETDPAFTRPYDRAYVMDMHFDSYISYYNLKAKREGYRSPWVPKCIGDSAFGNIGLYRDEQPEFGCFSIAEPKDLACPHVKAIIYNNMVATDSTILFGELMPILRIMLKQYWRAKHIHSMVSPVLVFSLMGLHARVIEAFFQGQELIIRPTKLYDFSHGNPSAFKTFTQWYMGKPIGDTTKAS; encoded by the exons ATGACACGCGTTGCAGAATCTCCGGCCCGTCGCCAGGTGCGGGTGGCTTTGAGGGACTTGGCGCTGGATATCAAGAGCCTAGCAGTTGATGAGTTCGACCTGCAGCAACTAGAGAACATCAATATCAGTGTCGATTCCATGGTGCTAGACGAGATGTCATCAGATAAGCCGATCTATTTTGCGCCTTATTCGGACCACTCATTTCCAGAACccaatgatgatgaccttcATGGATCTTATAACGGAGTAGATGATGAAACAGACCCTGCTTTCACCCGTCCTTATGATCGCGCATACGTGATGGACATGCACTTTGACTCTTACATCAGCTACTACAACCTAAAAGCCAAACGTGAAGGGTATAGAAGCCCTTGGGTCCCAAAATG tatCGGGGACTCAGCATTTGGGAACATCGGCCTGTACCGGGATGAGCAACCAGAGTTCGGATGCTTCAGTATCGCGGAGCCGAAGGACCTTGCCTGTCCACATGTTAAAGCGATCATTTACAATAATATGGTCGCCACGGATTCCACAATTCTCTTCGGCGAGTTGATGCCAATTCTCCGAATCATGTTGAAGCAGTATTGGAGAGCAAAGCACATACATTCAATGGTCTCACCG GTCTTGGTGTTCTCGCTCATGGGTTTACACGCCCGAGTAATTGAAGCCTTTTTCCAGGGTCAAGAGCTGATTATACGCCCCACCAAACTGTATGATTTCAGCCACGGAAATCCCAGTGCCTTCAAAACATTTACCCAGTGGTATATGGGCAAACCTATCGGGGATACTACGAAGGCTTCCTGA